A genomic segment from Segniliparus rotundus DSM 44985 encodes:
- a CDS encoding LysR family transcriptional regulator: MQIRQLEYFVALAAERHFTKASEVCHVSQPAFSEALGKLERELRVPLVRRGHAFEGLTPEGERLLVWARRLLADHEAMRAEADALRVGVSGRARIGAVPGAAAVAAKLIAPFCARHPLATVQLATHLSFSEILRQVRDFELDAGITFLDEGTEGLPSLLLYEERYMLLASKRLLAERDGPVPWTQASALPMAALAAGMRGRALVDDACAQAGVQVDVQVQTDSIESLCALAGTGRWATVAPSSWVQAWEFSGDIAAVPIIEPEVVTRMGLVFTASTPTPALTTALFDVARRLKLG; this comes from the coding sequence GTGCAGATACGCCAACTCGAATACTTCGTGGCGCTGGCCGCAGAGCGCCACTTCACCAAAGCGTCCGAGGTCTGCCACGTCTCCCAGCCCGCCTTCTCCGAAGCGCTCGGCAAATTAGAGCGCGAGCTCCGCGTCCCGCTCGTGCGCCGAGGGCACGCCTTCGAAGGCCTCACCCCGGAGGGCGAGCGGCTGCTCGTCTGGGCTCGCAGGCTCCTCGCCGACCACGAAGCGATGCGCGCTGAGGCGGACGCGCTGCGGGTGGGCGTGTCGGGGCGGGCGCGCATCGGCGCAGTGCCTGGGGCGGCGGCGGTCGCCGCGAAGCTCATTGCGCCGTTCTGCGCTCGGCATCCCCTCGCGACCGTGCAGCTCGCAACGCATCTGAGTTTCTCAGAAATCTTGCGCCAAGTGCGGGACTTCGAGTTGGACGCGGGCATCACATTCTTGGACGAAGGGACGGAGGGCCTGCCCTCGTTGCTCTTGTACGAGGAGCGCTACATGCTGCTCGCGTCCAAGAGGCTCCTCGCGGAGCGCGACGGCCCGGTCCCCTGGACGCAGGCGAGCGCTCTGCCGATGGCGGCGCTGGCCGCGGGGATGCGGGGCCGGGCATTGGTGGACGACGCGTGCGCCCAAGCTGGGGTCCAGGTCGATGTGCAGGTGCAGACGGATTCGATCGAGTCGCTGTGCGCGCTGGCGGGCACGGGACGCTGGGCGACGGTGGCGCCGTCGTCCTGGGTCCAGGCCTGGGAATTCAGCGGAGACATCGCCGCCGTGCCGATCATCGAGCCGGAGGTGGTGACCAGGATGGGGTTGGTGTTCACGGCCAGCACGCCCACGCCTGCGCTCACAACAGCTCTGTTCGACGTGGCGAGACGCCTCAAGCTCGGTTGA
- a CDS encoding NAD-glutamate dehydrogenase — MATRIELAGMGRALGELSAEQRSRLDGFARVYADSADPDLHAMLDHISLGAVRRPGADCARAARLRGVPTVFVVTDDAPLLVQSVSSLVESFGARITALEHPVLAVRRDDGGNLLELVLDETEPRAAHAESWIQATLAPDTPDELVAEIDAGLVGVLRDVRHAHADHAAVLGRLRQLADDLPGQGTDVELANASRLLRWLADDHFVFLGYRSFAPDGDGRWRPDEASGLGVLRERAPQLLPLSAAPVPGEAVLVVAQSPRPSVVGSSRHPYTVMVREIDAQGALRREHRFLGMFPVSAVHGNVLDVPVVGERALKVVASCGVRLDSYSGQQILEVISGLPRPELFCMGLDMLQKIASCALDVADRRGLRLFLRQDPLGERVLAWARLPQDRYTTAVRLAMQDVLLREFGAAAIDYSARVTESAAWVFFTVRGPFASEPDCASANEDRIQALLAAESRTWADRLVEEAGLTPATAQWYAEALPLSYQEAFTPQRAVEDVNILQGLSRGGVRVRVEDAADTDGADAALVLYVCGEPVTISKVLPLMTSLGLAVLFERPHGLRRADGEQCWIYQFGVAAEKRSAQERSGPLSEQGTREKLVDAMEALWNGESEADQLGVLTLQAGLSWREVSLLRVYAQYLRQIDFPYPSSHISRVLLRYADTAVLLVRLFRATFHPQEASNAARDRILEELRQAVASVISLDEDRVLLAYLDLIEATLRTNFFRPEGADGSAPTGGGVIALKLAPRKLVLGSLKNLPKPVPEFEVFVSSPRVQGTHLRFGAVARGGIRWSDRVSDFRTEILGLAKAQTTKNAVIVPVGAKGGFVVKRPVPPDASRAEGLACYKLFIGALLELTDNIDPQTRAVVGPPDVVRRDNDDPYLVVAADKGTATFSDTANEIAKSFGFWLGDAFASGGSVGYDHKAMGITARGAWESVRRHFWELGVDPQTSDFTVVGVGDMSGDVFGNGMLRSPHIRLLAAFDHRHVFLDPDPDAARSFAERERLFQLPRSSWADYDASLISAGGGVWARGVKAVPLSPQVRAALGLPDEVAELSPPELIRAILKAPVDLLWNGGIGTYIKASGQSDAEVGDKTNDELRVDGSDVRAKVVGEGGNLGATQLGRIEYARAGGRINTDAIDNSAGVDCSDHEVNIKILLSQLEAAGQLPQDRRALLLESLTDEVAELVLADNIAQNNELGFARRTAAQFVDVHARQIEELVSAGRLDREVEFLPEPESLRERGKAGEGLSSPELSVLLAYAKLSLKHDLLESDVPDSEMYEPKLRAYFPSGLPAEAKAGVGSHALRRQIVATLLTNEIVDLGGTTFAFRMSEESGVCVSDVARSFSAAVEIFDLPQTLGPTRPHEMPAAAADRVLAQVRRLLDRSCRWLVTNRPQPLAMRSEIARYAPKVKELTELLPTWLRGDDVASFSALRDSMARLGAPEALAARAARLVYEFRLLDIIDVAELVERPCAPVGELYFRIGSELGVDRVLNLANLLPVEDQWQVKARLALREELHAALRSLTLDVMADSDPAESPEEHIADWRARNSARVNRAQDALAGVFASQVADLAAISVATRWVRSMARGSH; from the coding sequence ATGGCCACAAGGATTGAACTGGCGGGCATGGGCCGGGCGCTCGGAGAGCTCTCCGCCGAGCAGCGGTCACGGCTCGACGGCTTCGCGAGGGTTTACGCCGATTCGGCCGACCCCGATCTGCACGCCATGCTCGACCACATCAGCTTGGGCGCTGTCCGCCGACCTGGCGCGGATTGCGCGCGGGCGGCGCGGCTGCGCGGCGTCCCCACAGTTTTCGTCGTCACCGACGACGCCCCGCTCCTGGTGCAGTCCGTCTCCTCCCTCGTGGAATCCTTCGGCGCTCGCATCACCGCCCTGGAGCACCCCGTTCTCGCGGTGCGCAGAGACGACGGCGGAAATCTGCTCGAACTGGTCCTTGACGAGACAGAGCCCAGGGCCGCGCACGCTGAGTCGTGGATCCAAGCCACCCTCGCCCCGGACACCCCTGACGAACTCGTCGCCGAGATCGACGCGGGGCTCGTCGGCGTGCTGCGCGACGTGCGGCACGCCCATGCGGACCACGCTGCCGTCCTCGGCCGTCTGCGGCAGCTCGCTGACGACCTGCCGGGCCAGGGGACGGACGTGGAGCTTGCCAACGCCTCCCGGCTGTTGCGGTGGTTGGCCGACGATCATTTCGTCTTCTTGGGCTATCGGTCCTTTGCGCCTGACGGGGACGGGCGGTGGCGCCCGGACGAGGCCAGCGGCCTCGGCGTGCTTCGAGAGCGCGCGCCGCAGCTGCTCCCGCTGTCCGCCGCGCCCGTCCCGGGCGAGGCGGTCCTCGTCGTGGCGCAGAGCCCCCGCCCGTCCGTCGTCGGGTCGTCGCGCCATCCTTATACGGTCATGGTGCGGGAAATCGACGCCCAAGGGGCTCTGCGCCGAGAACACCGGTTCCTCGGGATGTTCCCTGTGTCCGCCGTGCACGGGAACGTTCTGGACGTCCCGGTTGTGGGGGAGCGGGCGCTCAAGGTCGTGGCTTCCTGCGGCGTCCGGCTCGACTCTTACTCCGGCCAACAGATTCTTGAGGTGATTTCCGGGCTGCCTCGGCCCGAGCTGTTCTGCATGGGCCTTGACATGCTGCAGAAGATCGCGTCCTGCGCGCTGGACGTCGCCGATCGGCGCGGGCTCCGGCTTTTCCTGCGCCAGGACCCGCTCGGCGAGCGGGTCCTGGCGTGGGCGCGGCTGCCGCAAGACCGCTACACCACGGCGGTGCGCCTCGCGATGCAGGACGTTTTGCTCCGCGAGTTCGGGGCGGCTGCGATCGACTACAGCGCCAGAGTGACCGAATCTGCCGCGTGGGTGTTTTTCACGGTTCGCGGCCCGTTCGCGTCGGAGCCGGACTGCGCCTCGGCCAACGAGGACCGGATACAGGCCCTGCTCGCCGCCGAGTCCAGGACATGGGCGGACCGGCTTGTGGAGGAGGCCGGGCTGACCCCCGCGACCGCCCAGTGGTACGCCGAGGCCCTGCCGCTCTCGTACCAGGAGGCGTTCACCCCGCAGCGCGCGGTCGAGGATGTGAACATTCTCCAAGGGCTCAGCCGAGGGGGCGTGCGCGTGCGGGTGGAGGACGCCGCCGACACGGACGGCGCCGACGCGGCCCTGGTGCTGTACGTCTGCGGGGAGCCGGTCACGATCAGCAAAGTCCTGCCGTTGATGACGAGCCTGGGGCTCGCAGTGCTCTTCGAGCGGCCGCACGGGCTGCGCCGCGCTGACGGGGAGCAGTGCTGGATCTATCAGTTCGGGGTCGCGGCCGAGAAGCGCAGCGCCCAGGAACGGTCCGGCCCCTTGTCGGAGCAGGGGACCCGCGAGAAGCTGGTCGACGCGATGGAGGCGCTCTGGAACGGAGAGTCGGAGGCGGACCAGCTCGGCGTCCTCACGTTGCAGGCGGGCCTGAGCTGGCGGGAAGTCTCGCTGCTGCGCGTCTACGCCCAGTACTTGCGACAAATCGACTTCCCGTACCCGTCGAGCCACATCAGCCGGGTCCTCCTGCGCTACGCGGACACGGCGGTTCTTCTGGTGCGCCTGTTCCGCGCGACGTTCCATCCCCAAGAAGCCTCCAACGCGGCACGGGACCGGATTCTGGAGGAATTGCGTCAGGCAGTCGCTTCGGTGATCTCTTTGGACGAGGACCGGGTTTTGCTGGCGTACCTCGATCTGATCGAGGCGACGTTGCGGACGAACTTCTTCCGGCCGGAGGGCGCCGATGGCTCCGCGCCGACGGGCGGGGGCGTGATCGCCCTGAAGCTCGCCCCCCGCAAGCTCGTCCTTGGCTCCCTGAAGAACTTGCCGAAGCCGGTGCCGGAGTTCGAGGTCTTCGTCTCCTCGCCGAGGGTGCAGGGGACGCATCTGCGCTTCGGCGCGGTGGCGCGCGGCGGCATCCGCTGGTCGGACCGGGTCTCCGACTTCCGCACCGAGATCCTGGGCCTCGCGAAGGCGCAGACCACGAAGAACGCCGTCATTGTCCCGGTCGGGGCGAAGGGCGGTTTCGTCGTCAAACGCCCAGTCCCGCCGGACGCGTCGCGCGCCGAGGGCCTGGCCTGTTACAAACTGTTCATCGGCGCCCTGTTGGAGCTGACTGACAACATCGACCCGCAGACCAGGGCCGTCGTCGGCCCCCCTGATGTGGTGCGGCGCGACAATGACGACCCGTATTTGGTGGTCGCCGCGGACAAAGGCACCGCGACGTTCTCCGACACGGCGAACGAGATCGCGAAGAGCTTCGGGTTCTGGCTCGGCGACGCCTTCGCCTCGGGCGGCTCGGTCGGCTACGACCACAAGGCCATGGGCATCACCGCCCGCGGCGCGTGGGAGAGCGTGCGACGGCACTTCTGGGAGCTCGGCGTCGATCCGCAGACGAGCGACTTCACCGTCGTCGGCGTCGGCGACATGTCGGGCGACGTGTTCGGCAACGGCATGTTGCGCAGTCCGCACATCCGGTTGCTCGCCGCGTTCGACCACCGGCATGTGTTCCTCGACCCCGACCCGGACGCGGCGCGCTCGTTCGCCGAGCGCGAGCGCCTCTTCCAGCTCCCGCGCTCCTCATGGGCGGACTACGACGCGTCGCTCATCAGCGCTGGTGGCGGCGTGTGGGCTCGCGGCGTGAAAGCTGTCCCGCTCAGCCCGCAGGTCCGCGCCGCCCTCGGCCTGCCGGACGAGGTGGCCGAGCTCTCGCCCCCCGAGCTCATCCGAGCGATCCTCAAGGCTCCGGTCGACCTGCTGTGGAACGGCGGGATCGGGACGTACATCAAAGCGAGTGGCCAGTCCGACGCCGAGGTGGGCGACAAGACCAACGACGAACTGCGGGTGGACGGCTCGGACGTGCGGGCCAAAGTGGTCGGCGAAGGGGGGAACCTCGGGGCGACCCAATTGGGCCGGATCGAATACGCCCGGGCGGGCGGGCGGATCAACACCGACGCCATCGACAACTCCGCCGGGGTGGACTGTTCGGACCACGAGGTGAACATCAAAATCCTCTTGAGCCAGCTCGAAGCCGCCGGACAGCTCCCGCAGGACCGGCGCGCGCTGCTCTTGGAGTCGCTCACCGACGAGGTCGCCGAGCTGGTGCTCGCCGACAACATCGCGCAGAACAACGAGCTGGGTTTCGCCAGGCGCACCGCCGCGCAGTTCGTGGACGTGCACGCGCGGCAGATCGAGGAGCTGGTCTCGGCGGGCAGGCTGGACCGCGAGGTGGAGTTCCTGCCCGAGCCCGAATCCTTGCGCGAGCGGGGCAAGGCGGGGGAGGGCTTGAGCTCGCCGGAGCTTTCGGTGCTGCTGGCGTACGCGAAGCTCAGCCTCAAGCACGACCTGCTGGAAAGCGATGTGCCCGACAGCGAGATGTACGAGCCGAAGCTGCGCGCCTACTTCCCTTCGGGACTCCCGGCCGAGGCGAAGGCGGGCGTTGGCTCGCACGCCCTGCGCAGGCAGATCGTCGCCACACTGCTCACCAATGAGATCGTCGACCTCGGCGGGACGACGTTCGCCTTCCGGATGTCGGAGGAGTCCGGGGTGTGCGTCTCGGACGTGGCGCGGTCCTTCTCGGCGGCGGTGGAGATTTTCGACCTGCCGCAGACGCTCGGTCCCACACGGCCGCACGAGATGCCCGCCGCGGCAGCGGACCGGGTGCTCGCGCAGGTCCGCAGGCTCCTGGACCGTTCGTGCCGATGGTTGGTCACGAACCGGCCGCAACCGCTCGCGATGCGCTCCGAGATCGCTCGGTACGCCCCGAAGGTCAAGGAGTTGACGGAGCTTTTGCCCACCTGGCTGCGCGGCGACGACGTGGCCAGCTTCTCGGCGCTGCGCGACTCGATGGCACGGCTGGGGGCTCCGGAGGCGTTGGCCGCGCGGGCGGCGCGGCTGGTCTACGAGTTCCGTCTGCTCGACATCATCGATGTCGCAGAGCTTGTCGAGCGTCCTTGCGCGCCGGTGGGCGAGCTGTATTTCCGGATCGGCTCCGAACTCGGGGTGGATCGGGTGCTCAATCTCGCCAATCTCCTCCCGGTCGAGGACCAATGGCAGGTCAAGGCCCGGCTTGCGCTTCGCGAGGAACTGCACGCGGCGCTGCGCTCGTTGACTTTGGACGTGATGGCGGACAGCGACCCCGCCGAGTCGCCCGAGGAGCATATCGCCGACTGGCGGGCGCGGAACTCGGCCAGGGTCAACCGCGCGCAGGACGCGCTCGCCGGGGTGTTCGCGTCGCAGGTCGCCGACCTGGCCGCCATCTCGGTGGCGACCCGTTGGGTTCGGTCCATGGCACGGGGCTCGCACTAG
- a CDS encoding cytochrome c biogenesis CcdA family protein yields MNTHAVLGLALAAGLVAALNPCGFAFLPGCLGLVIAGSSQDVGRRTAVARAAAATVAMAAGFVTVFGLFGLVISPLLASAQKYLPYATLVIGVLLIATGVWLLLGNDIAVMLPRPGGGAPTAQLGSMYGYGVGYATASLSCTAGPFLALIGATFQKGSWLTGVLAFLVYAGGMAITVGALALAVALLGSSVAGRIRGLLPHITRIAGAVVLLTGLYVTYYGYYERQLFFSHGSPRDPVVERAASVQMWLQSHVGELGPWPFVWVIAVVVVIAVLPAGVRRLRGRRG; encoded by the coding sequence ATGAACACGCACGCCGTCCTCGGCCTTGCTCTCGCAGCCGGGCTTGTCGCCGCGCTGAACCCGTGCGGATTCGCGTTCCTGCCCGGTTGCCTCGGGCTCGTCATCGCAGGCAGCAGCCAGGATGTTGGGCGCAGGACGGCCGTCGCCAGGGCAGCGGCGGCGACCGTGGCGATGGCAGCGGGCTTTGTCACGGTGTTCGGCCTCTTCGGCCTGGTGATCTCCCCGCTGCTCGCCTCCGCGCAGAAATACTTGCCGTACGCGACGCTGGTGATCGGTGTTCTGTTGATCGCCACCGGCGTGTGGTTGCTTTTGGGCAACGACATCGCCGTGATGCTCCCGAGGCCGGGCGGCGGCGCGCCGACGGCGCAGTTGGGCTCGATGTACGGGTATGGCGTCGGCTACGCGACCGCGTCGTTGTCCTGCACCGCCGGGCCGTTCCTCGCCCTGATCGGCGCGACCTTCCAGAAGGGTTCGTGGCTGACCGGTGTGCTCGCTTTTCTCGTCTACGCGGGCGGCATGGCCATCACCGTCGGGGCACTCGCCCTCGCCGTCGCCTTGCTCGGCTCGTCGGTCGCGGGCAGAATCCGCGGCTTGTTGCCGCACATCACGAGGATCGCTGGCGCGGTCGTGCTGCTGACCGGGCTGTATGTCACGTATTACGGGTACTACGAGCGGCAGCTCTTTTTCTCGCATGGCAGTCCTCGCGATCCGGTTGTCGAGCGTGCTGCTTCGGTGCAGATGTGGCTGCAAAGCCACGTTGGCGAGCTGGGGCCGTGGCCGTTCGTCTGGGTGATCGCCGTCGTGGTGGTCATCGCCGTGCTCCCCGCCGGGGTGCGGCGATTGCGGGGCCGGCGTGGCTGA
- a CDS encoding NADP-dependent isocitrate dehydrogenase — protein MSKIKVEGVVVELDGDEMTRIIWKFIKDKLIHPYLDIELDYYDLGIENRDATDDRVTVEAAEAIKRHGVGVKCATITPDEARVVEFGLKKMWRSPNGTIRNILGGTIFRAPIIIASVPRLVPGWTKPIIIGRHAFGDQYRATDFKASGAGTVTITYTPADGGEPIQHEVVKLPQEGGVVMGMYNFNESIRDFARASLNYGLQQNYPVYLSTKNTILKAYDGAFKDIFQEVYEQEFKAEFDAAGLTYEHRLIDDMVASALKWEGGYVWACKNYDGDVQSDTVAQGFGSLGLMTSVLLTPDGKICESEAAHGTVTRHYRQYQQGKPTSTNPVASIFAWTRGIAHRGRLDGSRAVEAFAHKLEDVVVRTIEDGKMTKDLALLVGDGQGWLTTEEFLAALDENLQAELA, from the coding sequence ATGTCCAAAATCAAGGTAGAGGGAGTCGTCGTCGAACTCGATGGCGACGAGATGACGCGGATCATCTGGAAGTTCATCAAAGACAAGCTCATCCATCCATACCTTGACATCGAACTCGACTACTACGACCTGGGGATCGAGAACCGCGACGCGACGGACGACCGAGTGACCGTCGAAGCCGCCGAGGCGATCAAACGCCACGGGGTCGGGGTCAAGTGCGCCACGATCACCCCGGACGAGGCCCGCGTGGTGGAGTTCGGCCTCAAGAAGATGTGGCGCTCCCCGAACGGCACCATCCGCAACATTCTCGGCGGGACGATCTTCCGGGCGCCGATCATCATCGCCAGCGTGCCCAGGCTCGTCCCCGGCTGGACCAAACCGATCATCATCGGCCGCCACGCCTTCGGCGACCAGTATCGCGCGACCGACTTCAAAGCGTCCGGAGCGGGCACGGTCACCATCACCTACACCCCGGCGGACGGCGGTGAGCCGATCCAGCACGAAGTGGTGAAGCTCCCGCAAGAGGGCGGCGTCGTCATGGGGATGTACAACTTCAACGAGTCGATCCGCGACTTCGCCCGCGCGTCCTTGAACTACGGGCTGCAACAGAACTACCCGGTGTACCTTTCGACGAAGAACACCATTCTCAAGGCGTACGACGGTGCGTTCAAAGACATCTTCCAAGAGGTCTACGAGCAGGAGTTCAAGGCGGAGTTCGACGCGGCCGGGCTCACCTACGAGCACCGTTTGATCGACGACATGGTGGCCTCCGCGCTCAAATGGGAGGGCGGCTATGTCTGGGCCTGCAAGAACTACGACGGCGACGTGCAGTCGGACACCGTGGCGCAAGGCTTCGGCTCCTTGGGCCTGATGACGTCGGTACTGCTCACCCCCGACGGCAAGATCTGCGAGTCCGAAGCCGCGCACGGCACCGTGACTCGGCACTACCGCCAGTACCAGCAGGGCAAGCCCACCTCCACGAACCCGGTGGCCTCGATTTTCGCCTGGACGAGAGGTATCGCGCACCGAGGCCGCCTCGACGGCTCCCGAGCGGTCGAGGCGTTCGCCCACAAACTCGAAGACGTGGTGGTGCGCACGATCGAAGACGGGAAAATGACCAAAGACCTGGCGCTTTTGGTGGGCGACGGCCAAGGCTGGCTCACCACGGAGGAGTTCCTCGCCGCCCTGGACGAGAATTTGCAAGCCGAGTTGGCATGA
- a CDS encoding adenosine deaminase — MTPLPVAELHVHVEGTLEAELLVSLARRNGVALPTYDPVALAGRYRHFTNLQSFLDVYYANLAVLRAEEDFYDLMAAYLRRAAAAGVRRAEVFFDPQTHLNNGIGFETMVNGLSAAAQDAPIAADLILCFLRDLGPEAAEETLRAALPFREHFIGVGLDSAEVGHPPRLFKRVYEMAAGEGLHKVAHAGEEAGPDYVWEALDVLGVERIDHGVRALADPELVARLRAERVPLTVCPLSNLCLKGVSSLSEHPLKAMLDAGLLVTVNSDDPAYFGGHVDDNFAAVRSALSLTDEDLRQLARNSFEASFIDDGEKKRWQDAVDAFPLSQCSAGKPV, encoded by the coding sequence ATGACCCCGTTGCCTGTCGCCGAGCTGCACGTCCACGTCGAAGGCACGTTGGAGGCCGAACTCCTCGTGTCGCTCGCCCGGCGCAACGGGGTGGCGTTGCCGACATACGACCCGGTGGCGCTGGCCGGGCGATACCGCCATTTCACGAATTTGCAGTCCTTTCTCGACGTCTACTACGCGAACCTTGCCGTGCTGCGCGCCGAAGAGGACTTCTACGACCTCATGGCCGCGTACTTGCGCCGCGCCGCCGCCGCCGGGGTCCGCAGAGCCGAAGTGTTCTTCGACCCGCAGACGCACCTGAACAACGGGATCGGCTTCGAGACAATGGTCAATGGCCTCTCCGCTGCCGCCCAGGACGCGCCAATCGCAGCCGACCTCATCCTGTGCTTCTTGCGCGACCTCGGCCCCGAAGCCGCCGAAGAGACCCTGCGCGCGGCGCTGCCGTTCCGGGAGCACTTCATCGGGGTCGGGCTCGACTCGGCCGAGGTCGGCCACCCGCCCCGGCTCTTCAAGCGCGTCTACGAGATGGCCGCTGGCGAAGGTTTGCACAAGGTCGCGCACGCGGGTGAGGAGGCCGGTCCCGACTACGTGTGGGAGGCGCTCGACGTGCTCGGCGTCGAACGGATCGACCACGGTGTGCGCGCTCTGGCCGACCCGGAACTTGTGGCCCGCTTGCGGGCGGAGCGCGTCCCGCTCACGGTGTGCCCGTTGTCCAATCTCTGCCTCAAAGGCGTCAGCTCGCTCAGCGAGCATCCGCTCAAGGCCATGCTCGACGCGGGCTTGCTGGTGACGGTGAACAGCGACGACCCGGCCTATTTCGGCGGGCATGTGGACGACAACTTCGCCGCAGTGCGGAGCGCGCTCAGCCTCACCGACGAAGACCTGCGCCAGTTGGCCCGCAACTCCTTCGAAGCCAGTTTCATCGATGACGGGGAAAAGAAGCGCTGGCAGGATGCGGTGGACGCATTTCCCCTCTCGCAGTGTTCAGCGGGAAAGCCAGTGTGA
- a CDS encoding NAD-dependent formate dehydrogenase, producing the protein MAKIVAVLYPDPVDGYPPKYARDSIPVIDSYPDGQTAPKPEAVDFTPGELLGCVSGELGLRAFLESQGHILVVTSDKDGPDSAFERELPDADVVISQPFWPAYLTAERIAKAPQLKLAITAGIGSDHVDLNAAIKHGVTVAEATWSNSISVAEHTVMQVLALVRNYLPSHEWVTTKKGWNIADSVSRAYDLEGLTAGVIAAGRIGQAVLRRLKPFQVTLAYTDKHRLAPDIEEELGLQFYPDIPALARNVDVLCVHAPLVPETYQLFNEELIGTMRRGSYIVNTARGAIMDTGAVVRAIDSGQLAGYAGDVWYPQPPPADHPWRTMPHNGMTAHVAGSTLSAQARYAAGAREILEAWLAGKPIRDEYLIVDGGKLAGTGARSYTASGNGSSPGSTGL; encoded by the coding sequence ATGGCGAAAATCGTTGCCGTCCTCTATCCGGACCCTGTGGACGGATACCCTCCAAAGTACGCGCGGGACTCCATTCCTGTCATCGACAGCTACCCCGACGGACAGACAGCGCCGAAGCCGGAAGCCGTCGATTTCACCCCCGGTGAGCTGCTCGGCTGTGTCTCCGGCGAGCTCGGATTGCGCGCATTCCTCGAATCGCAGGGCCACATCCTGGTGGTGACCAGCGACAAAGACGGGCCAGATTCTGCATTCGAGCGCGAACTGCCTGACGCGGACGTCGTGATCTCGCAGCCGTTCTGGCCTGCGTATCTCACGGCGGAGCGGATAGCGAAGGCCCCTCAGCTCAAACTCGCGATCACGGCGGGCATTGGCTCGGACCATGTCGATCTCAACGCCGCGATCAAGCACGGCGTCACCGTCGCAGAGGCGACCTGGAGCAACTCGATCAGCGTCGCGGAGCACACGGTTATGCAGGTTCTCGCGTTGGTGCGCAATTATCTGCCCTCGCACGAATGGGTCACCACGAAAAAAGGCTGGAACATCGCGGACTCGGTCTCTCGCGCGTACGACCTCGAAGGCTTGACCGCAGGCGTGATCGCGGCTGGGCGCATAGGCCAGGCGGTGCTGCGCAGGCTGAAGCCTTTCCAGGTGACACTGGCCTACACGGACAAGCACCGCCTCGCTCCAGACATCGAGGAGGAGCTGGGCCTGCAGTTCTACCCGGACATCCCCGCATTGGCGAGGAACGTCGACGTGCTCTGCGTCCACGCCCCGCTCGTGCCCGAGACCTACCAGCTCTTCAATGAAGAGCTCATCGGCACGATGCGGCGCGGCTCGTACATCGTGAACACCGCGCGCGGCGCGATCATGGACACGGGCGCGGTCGTCCGAGCGATTGATTCCGGCCAGCTCGCCGGGTACGCGGGCGACGTCTGGTATCCGCAGCCGCCCCCCGCCGACCACCCGTGGCGCACGATGCCGCACAACGGGATGACAGCGCACGTCGCCGGGTCCACGCTCTCGGCGCAGGCGCGTTACGCGGCAGGCGCCAGAGAGATCCTGGAGGCATGGTTGGCGGGCAAGCCGATCCGGGACGAGTACCTCATCGTGGACGGCGGCAAGCTCGCGGGGACCGGCGCCCGTTCCTACACCGCCAGCGGCAACGGGTCGAGCCCGGGATCGACCGGGCTGTAG